A stretch of the Archangium violaceum genome encodes the following:
- a CDS encoding threonine aldolase family protein, translated as MAPRDFNRGEFLALAGLLAGSSLLRGTAEAAAPKAAPPTKKDAAGPTREQLRRGCRASLVLGSSENEGAELIRVGEWVRRQGLGTDVYGHGELVQSFEKRIAGLLGFEEGCFMPTGTMGQLIALRMYADAGGRRTVGLHPSSHHVLHENDSYSVLHGLRAVLLSPWARPVLASDVKEAREPLDVVSVELPVRWLGGQLQTWEQLEELKRTCREQGVKLHMDGARLWESQPFYGRSYADICRGFDSVYVSFYKMVGAMGGAMLVGGRDFIRTARLWRHRHGGNIFQMWPYVASAAMRLDDVLARIPGYVQRAKSITEALAADSRLTVLPRPVQTNLFRVFLRGDPAALSGQRDRIAREHGVWVANGFSPTRVPGIVETELQVGAELADLGDADAARAFLRLLEPA; from the coding sequence ATGGCTCCCCGCGATTTCAACCGGGGCGAGTTTCTCGCCCTCGCCGGTCTGTTGGCCGGCTCCTCCCTCCTGCGGGGCACGGCGGAAGCCGCCGCGCCCAAGGCCGCTCCACCCACGAAGAAGGACGCCGCCGGCCCCACGCGGGAACAACTGCGCCGAGGCTGCCGTGCCTCGCTCGTGCTCGGCTCCTCCGAGAACGAAGGCGCGGAGCTGATCCGCGTGGGCGAGTGGGTGCGGCGTCAGGGGCTGGGGACGGACGTGTACGGACATGGCGAGCTCGTCCAGTCCTTCGAGAAGCGCATCGCGGGCCTGCTCGGCTTCGAGGAGGGGTGCTTCATGCCGACTGGCACCATGGGCCAGCTCATCGCGCTGCGGATGTACGCGGACGCCGGGGGCAGACGCACGGTGGGCCTCCACCCGTCCTCCCATCATGTGCTGCACGAGAACGACAGCTACTCCGTGTTGCACGGACTGCGCGCGGTGCTGCTCTCGCCCTGGGCCCGGCCGGTGCTCGCCAGTGACGTGAAGGAGGCCCGCGAGCCGCTCGATGTCGTCAGCGTCGAGCTGCCCGTGCGGTGGTTGGGTGGGCAACTGCAGACCTGGGAACAGCTCGAGGAGCTCAAGCGCACCTGTCGCGAGCAGGGGGTGAAGCTGCACATGGATGGGGCGCGCTTGTGGGAGAGCCAGCCCTTCTACGGGCGCTCCTACGCGGACATCTGCCGGGGCTTCGACTCCGTCTACGTGTCCTTCTACAAGATGGTGGGGGCGATGGGCGGGGCGATGCTGGTCGGCGGACGCGACTTCATCCGCACGGCACGCCTCTGGAGGCACCGGCACGGCGGGAACATCTTCCAGATGTGGCCCTACGTCGCGTCGGCGGCGATGCGCCTGGATGACGTGCTGGCCCGCATTCCGGGCTACGTCCAGCGCGCGAAGTCCATCACCGAGGCGCTGGCGGCGGACTCCCGGCTCACGGTGCTACCCCGGCCGGTGCAGACGAATCTGTTCCGCGTCTTCCTGCGTGGGGACCCGGCGGCGTTGTCGGGTCAGCGCGACCGCATCGCGCGCGAGCACGGCGTCTGGGTGGCCAACGGCTTCAGCCCGACACGCGTGCCCGGAATCGTCGAGACGGAGCTGCAGGTGGGCGCGGAGCTCGCGGACCTCGGGGACGCGGACGCCGCGCGCGCCTTCCTCCGGTTGCTCGAGCCGGCGTGA